The following are from one region of the Streptomyces rubrogriseus genome:
- a CDS encoding RICIN domain-containing protein, whose amino-acid sequence MQRLKDRSGLTYRALEERAARNGDVLARSTLSDILRRTSLPHPDVLAAFVRACGDEQRVGVWLDARDRIAAGIAAVPSVAPGSGPSTAAEQSGAEEAAAGPRRRSRGRALTLVASLMVPPLALGAWGLLPDGSEAPAASQAPAEGWVTIRPARTPDLCLTDGRDREGAYASAVAAQLPCARATVPRTYLEPAGDGLYRIQWHHPEEGKGCLTVMSTGPVKGMLEPWDDCSEATLFRVAAAADDGGGFRLRPVGSSRCIGIADDDTTVGAEAVEERCTDAADQRFLIRTG is encoded by the coding sequence GAGGAGCGGGCCGCCCGGAACGGCGACGTGCTGGCGCGCAGCACACTGTCCGACATCCTGCGGCGCACGAGCCTGCCGCACCCCGACGTGCTGGCCGCCTTCGTCCGCGCCTGCGGGGACGAGCAGCGGGTCGGTGTCTGGCTGGACGCCAGGGACCGGATCGCCGCGGGTATCGCCGCCGTGCCGTCCGTGGCCCCCGGCTCGGGGCCCAGCACCGCGGCCGAGCAATCTGGGGCCGAAGAGGCCGCAGCCGGGCCGCGACGCCGGTCCAGAGGCCGCGCGCTCACGCTCGTGGCCTCGCTCATGGTTCCGCCGCTCGCCCTGGGCGCCTGGGGACTGCTGCCCGACGGCTCCGAAGCTCCGGCCGCTTCCCAGGCCCCCGCCGAGGGCTGGGTCACCATCCGTCCCGCCCGGACGCCCGACCTCTGTCTGACCGACGGACGCGACCGTGAGGGCGCCTACGCCAGCGCCGTAGCCGCCCAGCTCCCCTGCGCCCGGGCCACGGTCCCGCGTACCTACCTCGAACCGGCCGGTGACGGCCTCTACCGCATTCAGTGGCACCACCCCGAGGAGGGGAAGGGATGCCTGACGGTCATGAGCACCGGCCCGGTGAAGGGCATGCTCGAGCCCTGGGACGACTGTTCCGAGGCCACACTGTTCCGGGTGGCAGCCGCCGCTGACGACGGCGGAGGCTTCCGGCTGCGCCCGGTCGGCAGCAGCAGGTGCATCGGCATCGCCGACGACGACACCACCGTGGGAGCCGAGGCGGTCGAGGAACGCTGTACCGACGCGGCCGACCAGCGCTTCCTCATCCGGACGGGGTGA
- a CDS encoding SDR family NAD(P)-dependent oxidoreductase — MSSAPQSRPWDVHRLPSAEGRNFLVTGGNAGIGYFTAEQLAATGALVVVGSRNPAKADAALASIRSRVPGARVRHLHLDLADLSTLKSAVDGLTLDVGRLDAVVHNAGVALDDPPRRETEDGHELMFGTNHLGHYALTRWLAPLLSAAPAGRVVTVGSFAARSERLDLDDLQSTRDYRPKRTYGRSKLAQMCFGFELDRRLRAVGSTVLSVVAHPGGALDSLTPSRPPVSTSTPGERLRGLPAALMVQGKDAGAWPVVRAVLDSDVQGGQLWGPRVFGLRGRPRREPVPAHMADPAVAAHLWAASAELTGTTDPHLGFR; from the coding sequence GTGTCCTCCGCACCCCAGAGCCGACCGTGGGACGTACACCGGCTGCCGTCCGCCGAGGGACGGAACTTCCTCGTCACCGGGGGGAACGCCGGGATCGGCTACTTCACCGCGGAGCAGCTCGCCGCCACCGGCGCCCTCGTCGTCGTCGGCAGCAGGAACCCCGCGAAGGCCGACGCCGCCCTTGCCTCGATCCGCTCGCGCGTCCCGGGCGCGCGGGTGCGGCACCTGCACCTGGACCTCGCCGACCTGTCCACCCTGAAATCCGCGGTGGACGGCCTGACGCTGGACGTCGGTCGTCTTGACGCGGTGGTCCACAACGCCGGGGTCGCGCTCGACGACCCGCCCCGTCGGGAGACCGAGGACGGCCACGAGCTGATGTTCGGCACCAACCACCTCGGCCACTACGCGCTGACGCGGTGGCTGGCCCCCCTTCTGTCCGCGGCGCCGGCGGGCCGCGTCGTGACGGTGGGAAGCTTCGCGGCGCGATCCGAGCGGCTGGACCTCGACGACCTCCAGTCCACCCGGGACTACCGGCCCAAGCGCACCTACGGCCGGTCGAAGCTCGCGCAGATGTGCTTCGGCTTCGAACTCGACCGCAGGCTGCGTGCCGTCGGCAGTACGGTGCTCAGTGTGGTGGCCCACCCCGGCGGCGCCCTGGACTCCCTCACCCCCTCCCGCCCGCCGGTCAGCACGTCGACCCCCGGCGAGCGACTGCGCGGTCTGCCCGCGGCGCTCATGGTGCAGGGCAAGGACGCCGGGGCGTGGCCGGTCGTCCGTGCCGTCCTCGACTCCGACGTACAAGGAGGGCAGCTGTGGGGGCCGAGGGTCTTCGGCCTGCGTGGCCGACCGCGACGTGAGCCGGTCCCGGCACACATGGCGGACCCGGCGGTCGCCGCTCACCTGTGGGCCGCCAGCGCGGAACTGACCGGGACCACCGATCCGCACCTCGGCTTCCGGTAG
- a CDS encoding MFS transporter, with protein MSERATESVLRSPGIPHLLTVGAFCFAGLALLLPVSPAWAVAGGADEFGAGLVTAVLMAATVLAQLCVRTALRTIGWPRTLALGALLLGLPALLQSLSDHLVPILVTTALRGAGFGIVTVCGATAAAALAPRGRQGAAIGLYGLAVALPQVVLTPAAPWLMGTFALPAIVACGVLPVLALPWTRALGRAVEARTDGPPTQDGRAGHPAPAATVLRRILLPLTVLLLVTAAGGAVLTFAPQFTSTPALAATGLLALTATAALARWGCGELADRIALRPITALLASTACAGLALIALAVGSDGETVLPLLAGLLLLGTAYGGLQSLTLVQAFDLAGTEDRHVTSVAWNIGYDAGTGLGSLALGLAAQAATFSTGFAVMSAVMAAVVLAVILTPGRPGGRTTGDRPRTRQDPSLTRPAPEAAVATCPSAEVGRTLRAGEQPGRP; from the coding sequence ATGTCTGAAAGAGCGACGGAATCCGTCCTGCGGTCCCCGGGCATACCCCACCTCCTCACGGTGGGGGCCTTCTGCTTCGCGGGACTGGCCCTGCTGCTCCCCGTCTCACCGGCGTGGGCCGTCGCCGGAGGCGCCGACGAGTTCGGTGCCGGACTCGTCACGGCCGTCCTGATGGCCGCCACCGTCCTGGCCCAGCTGTGTGTCAGAACGGCGCTGCGCACCATCGGCTGGCCCCGCACGCTGGCCCTCGGTGCTCTCCTGCTCGGCCTGCCCGCCCTCCTGCAGAGCCTCAGCGACCACCTGGTGCCCATCCTGGTGACGACCGCCCTGCGCGGAGCGGGCTTCGGCATCGTCACCGTCTGCGGAGCCACCGCCGCGGCCGCCCTGGCCCCCCGCGGTCGCCAAGGGGCGGCCATCGGCCTGTACGGCCTCGCCGTGGCGCTGCCCCAGGTCGTCCTCACCCCGGCGGCACCCTGGCTGATGGGCACCTTCGCCCTCCCCGCGATCGTCGCCTGCGGTGTTCTCCCCGTCCTCGCGCTGCCCTGGACCCGGGCCCTCGGCCGCGCGGTCGAGGCCCGCACGGACGGCCCGCCCACCCAGGACGGCCGTGCCGGGCACCCCGCCCCCGCCGCCACGGTGCTCCGGCGCATCCTGCTCCCGCTCACCGTCCTGCTCCTGGTCACGGCGGCAGGCGGTGCCGTGCTCACCTTCGCCCCGCAGTTCACGAGCACCCCCGCGCTCGCCGCCACGGGTCTGCTCGCCCTCACCGCCACGGCCGCCTTGGCCCGCTGGGGCTGCGGAGAACTGGCCGACAGGATCGCCCTGCGCCCGATCACCGCCCTCCTCGCCTCGACCGCGTGCGCGGGACTGGCCCTGATCGCCCTGGCCGTCGGCTCGGACGGCGAGACCGTGCTCCCCCTGCTCGCCGGACTGCTCCTGCTGGGAACCGCGTACGGCGGACTCCAGAGCCTCACGCTGGTGCAGGCCTTCGACCTGGCCGGCACGGAGGACCGGCACGTGACCTCCGTCGCCTGGAACATCGGCTACGACGCCGGTACCGGGCTCGGATCCCTCGCGCTGGGCCTGGCGGCGCAGGCGGCCACCTTCTCCACCGGTTTCGCCGTCATGTCCGCGGTGATGGCAGCGGTGGTCCTGGCGGTGATCCTCACCCCTGGCCGACCGGGCGGGCGTACCACGGGAGACCGGCCGCGCACGCGACAGGACCCGTCGCTCACCCGCCCGGCCCCGGAAGCGGCCGTAGCGACCTGCCCCTCCGCCGAGGTGGGGAGAACCCTGCGGGCCGGCGAGCAGCCGGGCCGACCATGA
- a CDS encoding PucR family transcriptional regulator, translated as MAAREPDRRDDRPSLEQILRLIAPGMLDVVVAPRGSGVPVADVVLYDPGEERDDGTWAASGLILLAVGVDAASPEAIDVLRGAERAGAAAVVLRRGARGPRAALLEAAASGRTALLTRRPGQGWTEVLGQLRTAVAHSAPTGGTGVEGLRLGDLPELANTVAALVGGAITIEDPQSRVLAYSRMDHEPDPMRRLTILGQEVPRWRVDELRESGFFQALWNTDGVVRLPADDRYAERLAVAVRHGSEILGSLWAAADGRPLAEDAAAALHTAARAAVPHLAHHQTWGRAAARAREGAVHALLDGSGPAARVAHDAGVAPDRPYTVLVAEAYDSRDLTAVPAPATGGAAGQRMLDVLALQAEAYRPGCVTARSGRRLYVLLPAEDGETDPARALAATARSVPRGVLFAGVGPVASDLSGLPASREAAELVVRVLRERAARRPAADVVSAVAAFGEVVPEVSALRVLDLIAPLWESLSGPVHAMVEHDRAHGSEYGASVGAYIDAFGDTGTAAQRLNVHPNTLRYRLRRARELFGVDLADPTLRLLADLGLRLARHTE; from the coding sequence ATGGCAGCAAGGGAACCGGACCGGCGCGACGACAGGCCGTCGCTCGAGCAGATCCTCCGGCTGATCGCCCCCGGCATGCTGGATGTCGTCGTGGCGCCGCGCGGATCCGGTGTGCCGGTGGCCGACGTGGTGCTGTACGACCCGGGTGAGGAGCGGGACGACGGCACCTGGGCGGCGTCCGGACTGATCCTGCTCGCGGTCGGGGTGGATGCCGCCTCGCCGGAGGCGATCGATGTGCTGCGTGGCGCGGAGCGGGCCGGGGCCGCGGCCGTGGTGCTGAGGCGGGGAGCCCGCGGGCCCCGGGCGGCGCTGCTGGAGGCGGCCGCCTCTGGGCGCACCGCGCTGCTCACCCGGCGGCCGGGGCAGGGGTGGACGGAGGTGCTCGGGCAGCTGCGCACCGCTGTGGCCCACAGCGCCCCGACCGGAGGGACCGGGGTGGAGGGGCTGCGGCTCGGCGACCTCCCGGAACTCGCCAACACGGTGGCGGCCCTGGTCGGGGGCGCGATCACGATCGAGGACCCGCAGTCGCGGGTGCTCGCCTACTCGCGGATGGACCACGAGCCCGACCCGATGCGCAGGCTGACGATCCTCGGGCAGGAGGTGCCGCGCTGGCGGGTGGACGAACTGCGTGAGAGCGGCTTCTTCCAGGCCCTGTGGAACACCGACGGCGTCGTACGCCTGCCCGCCGACGACCGGTACGCGGAACGGCTGGCCGTCGCGGTGCGGCACGGGTCGGAGATCCTCGGGTCCCTCTGGGCCGCCGCCGACGGCCGGCCGCTGGCCGAGGACGCGGCGGCGGCGCTGCACACGGCGGCGCGGGCCGCCGTGCCGCACCTCGCCCACCACCAGACGTGGGGCCGGGCCGCGGCCCGGGCACGGGAGGGCGCGGTGCACGCACTTCTCGACGGCAGCGGCCCGGCGGCCCGCGTCGCGCACGACGCCGGGGTCGCGCCGGACCGGCCGTACACGGTGCTGGTCGCGGAGGCGTACGACAGCCGGGACCTGACGGCCGTGCCCGCCCCGGCCACGGGGGGCGCCGCCGGGCAGCGGATGCTGGACGTGCTCGCGCTGCAGGCCGAGGCCTACCGGCCGGGCTGCGTGACCGCGCGGTCGGGGCGGCGGCTGTACGTCCTGCTTCCGGCGGAGGACGGCGAGACGGACCCGGCACGTGCCCTGGCGGCGACGGCGCGGTCGGTGCCGCGCGGTGTGCTGTTCGCCGGCGTCGGTCCGGTCGCGTCGGACCTGTCGGGGCTGCCCGCGTCGCGCGAGGCCGCGGAGCTGGTGGTGCGGGTGCTGCGCGAGCGGGCCGCACGGCGGCCGGCCGCGGACGTGGTCTCCGCGGTGGCCGCGTTCGGCGAAGTCGTTCCCGAGGTGTCCGCGCTGCGCGTGCTCGACCTGATCGCACCGTTGTGGGAGAGCCTGTCGGGCCCCGTGCACGCGATGGTCGAGCACGACCGCGCGCACGGCTCGGAGTACGGGGCGTCCGTCGGCGCCTACATCGACGCCTTCGGCGACACGGGCACGGCCGCTCAACGTCTCAACGTGCATCCGAACACCCTGCGGTACCGGCTGCGGCGGGCTCGGGAGCTGTTCGGCGTCGACCTGGCCGACCCCACCCTGCGACTCCTGGCGGACCTCGGACTGCGGCTGGCGCGGCACACGGAGTGA
- a CDS encoding type III PLP-dependent enzyme domain-containing protein, protein MTSGSLHQRGSAREAALARAVEDGLLGPRTPLVGLLDVDGVLAAVDALNEAFEGPAPVQHTFAAKACGLVPVLRLLAAAGMGCEVASPGELEQALAAGFTYDRLVFDSPAKTVEELEFALAHGIAINLDNFQEMARVDGLLAGREASGPIGLRVNPQVGAGAIGAMSTATATSKFGVALRDEGAVDAVIEAFARRPWLNRLHAHVGSQGCPLPLIAQGVRAAYELAERINKELGRAQITGLDIGGGLPVNFDGEDDRPTYADHVAELRSAAPGLFDGRYALITEFGRSLLAKSGTIASVVEYTKSAGGRRIAVTHAGAQVATRTVFMPDAWPLRVGVFDAAGRPKQGPAEVVDIAGPCCFAGDLTATGRELPAVEPGDVVALYDTGAYYFSSHFSYNSLPRPAVYGYRTDSRGQIAFALVREAQSVRSVVEESGLAQADALVALGTGRAAER, encoded by the coding sequence GTGACTTCCGGTTCCCTCCACCAACGCGGCAGCGCCCGTGAGGCCGCGCTCGCACGGGCGGTCGAGGACGGCCTGCTGGGCCCGCGAACGCCCCTGGTCGGTCTCCTCGACGTCGACGGCGTGCTCGCCGCCGTCGACGCGCTGAACGAGGCGTTCGAGGGACCCGCCCCGGTGCAGCACACGTTCGCGGCGAAGGCGTGCGGGCTGGTGCCGGTGCTGCGGCTGCTCGCGGCGGCGGGCATGGGCTGCGAAGTGGCCTCGCCCGGCGAGCTGGAGCAGGCGCTGGCGGCCGGATTCACCTACGACCGGCTGGTGTTCGACAGCCCCGCCAAGACCGTCGAGGAGCTGGAGTTCGCCCTGGCCCACGGCATCGCGATCAACCTGGACAACTTCCAGGAGATGGCCCGCGTCGACGGCCTGCTGGCCGGCCGGGAGGCCTCCGGACCCATCGGACTGCGGGTGAACCCGCAGGTCGGTGCGGGAGCCATCGGCGCGATGAGTACCGCCACCGCGACCTCCAAGTTCGGCGTCGCGCTGCGCGACGAGGGCGCCGTCGACGCGGTGATCGAGGCCTTCGCGCGCCGGCCCTGGCTCAACCGGCTGCACGCCCACGTCGGCTCCCAGGGCTGCCCGCTGCCGCTCATCGCCCAAGGGGTGCGGGCGGCGTACGAACTGGCCGAGCGCATCAACAAGGAGCTGGGACGCGCCCAGATCACCGGGCTCGACATCGGCGGCGGCCTGCCCGTCAACTTCGACGGCGAGGACGACCGTCCGACGTACGCCGACCACGTCGCCGAGCTACGCTCCGCCGCACCCGGGCTGTTCGACGGCCGCTACGCTCTGATCACCGAGTTCGGCCGTTCCCTGCTCGCCAAGAGCGGCACCATCGCCTCGGTCGTCGAGTACACCAAGTCGGCCGGCGGCCGCCGGATCGCTGTCACGCACGCCGGTGCGCAGGTGGCCACCCGCACGGTCTTCATGCCGGACGCCTGGCCGCTGCGCGTCGGGGTGTTCGACGCCGCGGGCCGGCCCAAGCAGGGCCCGGCCGAGGTCGTCGACATCGCGGGCCCGTGCTGTTTCGCCGGTGACCTGACCGCGACGGGGCGCGAGCTGCCGGCCGTCGAACCGGGCGACGTGGTGGCCCTGTACGACACCGGGGCGTACTACTTCTCCTCGCACTTCTCCTACAATTCCCTGCCGCGTCCCGCTGTCTACGGGTACCGGACGGATTCCCGCGGGCAGATCGCCTTCGCGCTCGTGCGCGAGGCCCAGAGTGTGCGCTCCGTCGTCGAGGAGAGCGGACTCGCCCAGGCGGACGCCCTGGTGGCACTGGGCACGGGCCGGGCCGCGGAGCGGTAG
- a CDS encoding alkyl/aryl-sulfatase codes for MNPMNRRGFVAAAAGAAAATVPLNAQTAEASPGPGPSGTPTPTHTGDLRYDDRTDFADADRGFVAAYTGGPITTPSGGTAWDTDAYRFLTDAAETSPTTVDPSLWRQARLLSRQGLYEVTHRIYQVRGLDLANMTVVEGDTGIIVIDPLTSAETAAAALRLYRAHRGDRPVEAMIYTHPHVDHFGGCRGVLPDDTEGVPVLAPKGFMEHAVSENVYAGPAMSRRAGYMYGTNLPTDAAGQVGCGLGLAVSTGTIGLIPPTRYIEVTGQEVTLDGVRFRFQLTPGTECQEEMNFLLPDLRAVCMAENATHTMHNILTLRGAQVRDAHAWAGYLTESIGLCTGTADVAFASHHWPTWGNDDIVALLTRQRDLYGYLHDQTVRLINMGLNGTEIAESLRLPPQLEQVWANRGYYGSLSHNVKAVYQRYMGWFDANPAHLWEHPPAEEARRWVESLGGQAAVRARARHYSERGDLRFAVTLLNHAVFNDPSDTRAKQQLATLYIRLGRAAENAVWRNFFLTGARELVHGAEPAPKPTSGPDLHRALTVGQLIDGLAVRVNGPEAWSLRLAVDWHIGDTYWHLRLANGVLTWTSDASPDPDAGLTMTMTRAQLLAVLAGRGTDGVTMTGDGTQLVRLLSVLDTPDRRFPVVTP; via the coding sequence ATGAATCCGATGAACCGGCGCGGCTTCGTCGCCGCTGCCGCGGGCGCCGCCGCGGCGACCGTGCCCCTGAACGCGCAAACGGCCGAGGCGTCGCCCGGCCCAGGTCCCTCCGGGACACCGACTCCCACCCACACCGGCGATCTCCGCTACGACGACCGAACCGACTTCGCCGACGCCGACCGTGGCTTCGTCGCCGCGTACACCGGTGGACCCATCACCACGCCCTCCGGCGGCACCGCCTGGGACACCGACGCCTACCGCTTCCTCACGGACGCCGCCGAGACCTCACCCACGACGGTCGATCCGAGCCTCTGGCGCCAGGCCAGGCTCCTGTCCCGCCAGGGGCTCTACGAGGTCACGCACCGGATCTACCAGGTCCGTGGCCTGGACCTGGCCAACATGACCGTCGTCGAGGGCGACACCGGCATCATCGTCATAGACCCGCTGACCTCCGCGGAGACCGCGGCCGCGGCGCTCCGGCTCTACCGTGCGCACCGCGGGGACCGCCCGGTCGAGGCCATGATCTACACCCATCCACACGTCGACCACTTCGGCGGCTGCCGGGGCGTCCTGCCCGACGACACCGAGGGCGTTCCCGTACTCGCGCCGAAGGGCTTCATGGAGCACGCGGTGAGCGAGAACGTCTACGCCGGTCCCGCCATGTCCCGCCGCGCGGGCTACATGTACGGCACCAACCTGCCCACCGACGCCGCCGGCCAGGTCGGCTGCGGACTCGGGCTGGCGGTCTCCACCGGCACCATCGGCCTGATCCCGCCCACCCGGTACATCGAGGTCACCGGGCAGGAGGTCACCCTCGACGGGGTGAGGTTCCGTTTCCAGCTGACTCCCGGTACGGAGTGCCAGGAGGAGATGAACTTCCTCCTTCCCGACCTGCGAGCCGTGTGCATGGCCGAGAACGCCACCCACACGATGCACAACATCCTGACGCTGCGCGGCGCACAGGTCCGCGACGCGCACGCCTGGGCGGGATACCTGACGGAGTCGATCGGCCTCTGCACGGGCACGGCCGACGTGGCGTTCGCCTCCCACCACTGGCCCACCTGGGGCAACGACGACATCGTCGCCCTGCTCACCCGGCAGCGGGACCTCTACGGCTATCTGCACGACCAGACCGTCCGCCTGATCAACATGGGCCTCAACGGCACCGAGATCGCGGAAAGCCTGCGCCTTCCGCCGCAGCTGGAGCAGGTGTGGGCCAACCGCGGCTACTACGGCTCCCTCAGCCACAACGTCAAGGCCGTCTACCAGCGTTACATGGGCTGGTTCGACGCCAACCCCGCGCACCTGTGGGAACACCCGCCGGCCGAGGAGGCACGGCGGTGGGTCGAGTCGCTCGGCGGACAGGCCGCCGTACGTGCCCGCGCGCGGCACTACAGCGAGCGCGGCGACCTGCGCTTCGCCGTGACGCTCCTCAACCACGCCGTCTTCAACGACCCGTCCGACACCAGGGCGAAGCAGCAGCTCGCCACGCTCTACATCCGCCTGGGCCGGGCCGCGGAGAACGCGGTGTGGCGCAACTTCTTCCTCACCGGCGCCCGGGAGCTCGTGCACGGAGCCGAGCCGGCTCCCAAGCCCACCTCGGGACCGGATCTGCACCGGGCACTGACGGTCGGACAGCTCATCGACGGCCTGGCCGTACGCGTCAACGGGCCCGAGGCGTGGTCGCTGCGGCTGGCCGTCGACTGGCACATCGGCGACACCTACTGGCACCTTCGGCTCGCCAACGGCGTCCTCACCTGGACCAGCGACGCGAGCCCCGACCCCGACGCGGGGCTGACCATGACGATGACCAGGGCGCAGCTCCTCGCGGTGCTCGCCGGCAGGGGCACCGACGGCGTCACCATGACGGGCGACGGCACGCAGCTGGTGCGGCTCCTGTCGGTCCTGGACACTCCGGACCGCCGCTTCCCGGTGGTCACTCCCTGA
- a CDS encoding MFS transporter, with protein sequence MAARSSAPPADRSARRPAGRPYDRRRAWLVTAMIVTFMVINFADKSVLGLAAVPIMDELNISNSTYGLISSSFYLFFSLSGLVVGFFSSRVSSRTMLFVMALLWAVAQLPVLAVAAVPTLIAGRVLLGVAEGPAASMSMHALYKWFPPERRGLPSALQIGGAAIGTLVSAPVLTWLITDFGWRSAYAVLAVVSLLWALVWRRTGHDGPFDETRPPRADVPRPVRHLPYRRLLLTGTVLGSIASAFGAAWALALAHAWLPAYLRTQLDMSPHAVATTISAISALSLVLLLTVTPLVDALKARGVSSRWSSGAVQGTSVCVAGCAMAAFPFTDGAVVRLLLVAVAFGTVAVAIPLHYVTAAEVVPGARRGAVFGIVAATGTLPGLIAPFVTGRLIDTADTASSGYTTGFLIAAAVMLLAGAAAVIAIRPEHDARRLGLLHPATDPEKGVHA encoded by the coding sequence ATGGCAGCCCGATCCTCCGCGCCCCCCGCCGACCGCTCCGCCCGGCGGCCCGCCGGCCGTCCGTACGACCGCCGCCGCGCCTGGCTGGTGACGGCCATGATCGTCACCTTCATGGTCATCAACTTCGCCGACAAGTCGGTACTCGGCCTCGCCGCCGTCCCGATCATGGACGAGCTGAACATCAGCAACAGCACCTACGGGCTGATCTCGAGCTCCTTCTACCTGTTCTTCAGTCTCTCCGGACTCGTCGTCGGATTCTTCTCCTCGCGCGTCTCCAGCCGGACCATGCTGTTCGTCATGGCGCTGCTGTGGGCGGTCGCCCAGCTGCCCGTGCTGGCCGTGGCGGCGGTCCCGACGCTGATCGCGGGCCGCGTCCTGCTGGGGGTCGCGGAAGGCCCGGCGGCCTCGATGTCCATGCACGCGCTGTACAAGTGGTTCCCGCCCGAGCGGCGCGGGCTGCCCTCGGCCCTGCAGATCGGTGGCGCCGCGATCGGCACCCTGGTCTCCGCGCCGGTACTCACCTGGCTGATCACGGATTTCGGATGGCGATCGGCGTACGCCGTCCTGGCGGTGGTCAGCCTGCTGTGGGCGCTGGTGTGGCGGCGGACGGGTCATGACGGGCCGTTCGACGAGACACGCCCGCCTCGGGCCGACGTCCCACGGCCCGTGAGACACCTGCCCTACCGCAGACTGCTGCTCACCGGAACCGTGCTCGGCAGCATCGCCAGCGCCTTCGGAGCCGCCTGGGCGCTCGCTCTGGCCCATGCCTGGCTGCCCGCCTACCTCAGGACCCAGCTCGACATGAGTCCCCACGCGGTGGCGACCACCATCAGCGCCATCTCCGCCCTCAGCCTCGTACTGCTGCTGACCGTCACGCCGCTCGTGGACGCCCTCAAGGCGCGCGGGGTGTCCAGCCGTTGGTCCAGCGGTGCCGTACAGGGAACGTCGGTATGTGTCGCCGGCTGTGCCATGGCCGCCTTCCCCTTCACCGACGGCGCCGTCGTCCGCCTGCTCCTGGTCGCAGTGGCCTTCGGCACGGTCGCCGTCGCGATCCCCCTGCACTACGTGACCGCCGCCGAGGTCGTCCCGGGGGCCCGGCGCGGCGCTGTCTTCGGCATCGTCGCCGCGACGGGCACCCTCCCCGGACTGATCGCCCCCTTCGTCACCGGTCGCCTCATCGACACGGCGGACACGGCGTCCTCCGGCTACACGACCGGGTTCCTCATCGCGGCCGCGGTGATGCTCCTCGCCGGCGCCGCGGCCGTCATCGCCATCCGGCCGGAACACGACGCGCGACGCCTCGGCCTGCTCCACCCCGCGACCGACCCCGAGAAGGGTGTACACGCATGA
- a CDS encoding acyl-CoA dehydrogenase family protein yields MPFTLTPRYDDNPRLEDLVGRLRTYLTDELLPYERAHGITPESKLDRATLESVWKRSAELGFYGISLPPELGGQGLSFTELCALKEELTASGAALSHSVLGDMGGPLRVGAIVKYATDEQRERYLLPVVRGERACCFSLTEQDAGSDVRRMRTTATRDGDSYVLNGHKVFSSAAPFADFAVVVARMADSEETYSAFLVDLDTPGCRVLDGAVPMSGQQMEGDLVFEDCRVPVANLLGEIGQGLRIGIGRITLNRLLHCPSLIGAARRAWDLSVHHAKTRVAFGQPLLALQAIQHKLADMATDLYAARSMVLATAAKADRGENIAVEANMCKLFTAEACFRTADQAVQIHGKDGLTRGHEVEQIFRSLRMFRIVTGTTEIHKNAIVKALV; encoded by the coding sequence ATGCCCTTCACCCTCACGCCCCGCTACGACGACAACCCCCGCCTGGAGGATCTGGTCGGCCGGCTGCGCACCTACCTGACCGACGAACTCCTCCCGTACGAGCGGGCACACGGCATCACCCCCGAGAGCAAACTGGACCGGGCCACGCTGGAGAGCGTCTGGAAACGCAGCGCCGAGCTCGGCTTCTACGGCATCAGCCTGCCGCCGGAACTCGGCGGCCAGGGGCTGAGCTTCACCGAACTGTGCGCCCTGAAGGAGGAACTCACCGCCTCCGGGGCGGCGTTGTCCCACTCGGTCCTGGGCGACATGGGCGGACCGCTGCGGGTCGGCGCGATCGTGAAGTACGCCACCGACGAGCAGCGGGAGCGCTACCTCCTCCCGGTGGTCCGGGGCGAGCGCGCCTGCTGCTTCTCCCTCACCGAACAGGACGCGGGTTCGGACGTACGGCGTATGCGGACCACCGCGACGCGGGACGGCGACAGCTACGTACTGAACGGGCACAAGGTGTTCAGCTCCGCCGCGCCGTTCGCCGACTTCGCGGTCGTCGTCGCCCGGATGGCGGACAGCGAGGAGACGTACAGCGCCTTCCTCGTCGATCTGGACACCCCGGGCTGCCGTGTCCTGGACGGCGCCGTGCCCATGTCGGGCCAGCAGATGGAGGGCGACCTCGTCTTCGAGGACTGCCGCGTCCCGGTCGCGAACCTGCTCGGGGAGATCGGCCAGGGGCTGCGCATCGGCATCGGCCGCATCACGCTCAACCGGCTGCTCCACTGTCCCTCCCTGATCGGTGCCGCGCGACGGGCCTGGGACCTGTCCGTCCACCACGCGAAGACCCGCGTCGCCTTCGGGCAGCCGCTGCTCGCGCTCCAGGCCATCCAGCACAAACTCGCCGACATGGCCACGGACCTCTACGCGGCGCGGTCGATGGTCCTGGCCACCGCCGCGAAGGCCGACCGCGGCGAGAACATCGCGGTGGAGGCGAACATGTGCAAGCTGTTCACCGCCGAAGCCTGCTTCCGCACGGCGGACCAGGCCGTGCAGATCCACGGCAAGGACGGCCTGACACGCGGTCACGAGGTGGAGCAGATCTTCCGGTCCCTGCGCATGTTCCGGATCGTCACCGGCACGACCGAGATCCACAAGAACGCCATCGTCAAGGCACTCGTCTGA